The DNA segment ATCGCTGTTTTAAACAAACCCGGGCTACATGCAGCTACAAACGAAAACCACTGCGATGCATAGTGCAATGCACCCTGACGTAATAGAAACCCCCGCTCACTGCACTCATCAGCTCTTCCTTCACCGTAGTTCTCCAATGATTTAGTGTCCTTACGCCACCTATTGAGCACCAACCTTGATGGAATTTTTCTCGCATGCTCATGcttcaaaacaaaaaacatgTGTCAACACGGGTAACTCTTTCGCAACCAAAATTGGCAAGGACACTGAACCCTATTCACAACCCTATCGTACAGTAACGTTAGTGGCCTACCCGGAATGCCATAGTCTTCAATTGTGTACACCATAGTCGTGGATCAGCGAACCTTTACGACAAAGTTAACCCCACCGACACCCACAATTTCCCTCCTCACGTCCAAGAATAACTCTTGTGTGTAAACATTGGCAGTAAAACGCTCGAGTGGGTCCAAGCAAGTCGTGATCACTGGGTTGCCGTGAATGGACTTGAAGTGGGCCTCTAACTCGTTATTCTGATACTTTTTGACATTTGCATTAATCCCTTCACATCAAGAAGTAGTGCGGAACCCGGTATAGAATTTGTCTTTTAAGTACGCATTTGCCCACATTTTCCGCTTATCATAGGTTTCCTTTGCCCAAAAACTATCATGAAGTCGGTATTCGACAACAACTGCGGCCCACTCTGCCTCAAACTCTTCTATCTCCATATTTGAGTACAGCCACCTAGTGAAAAGTTGTCTTAAGCCTTCATCCTTCACATTTGAAGTCACGTTCTTCTCCACATGCCAAGCACACAGCCTATGTGTGGCCTCTGGAAACACCGCCCTGATTGCTGCCCTCATTGAGTCACACCCGTCTGTCACAATCACCGACGGCTTTTTGTTGCACATTACCTCCAACAAATTTTCAAGCAACCACATGTATGACCCAATGCTTTCATCCAACACCAAACCAAACCCAAATATGGTTGTTTTCTTATGATTGTTTGAACCAGAAAAGATAACCAAAGGTCTCCTATACTTGTTATTCTTGTAAGTCGAATCGAAGGAAAGCACATCACCAAAGTGTTGGTAATCAACCCGGTTCCCACCATCAGCCCAAAACAAGTTTGCTAACATATTGTTGTTCGTCAAATTGTACCTAGCCATGCACATCGGATCCGACACTGCTTTTCCCTCTAAATAAATTATTGCGGCATTAGCGTCTCCATCAACAATCTTCTCCCACTTGGTCTGCTCGATGTAGTTATCGGCATCATTTTTTGTGAAACCCATCAGAGAATACCCCCCAGCTTGCCCTGCCATATAACTTAGGATCTTCGACGTCGGGACACCGTGTCCCTGCATGCCATTAATCTGTACCTTAGCTGAACAATCGATGTCTCTAAAGCTGTTGATCATATGAACCATCCTATGAGGAGTTAAATCATGGTTGTGATCTAGTATAACCTTTCTAACCCTCCAAATTTCGCTAATATCATCCCATAAGATTGATAGCTTTGCGTCACAGTTTGTGTGCGTCTCCGATCTGTGGTCCCTCTTCCTGTCAAGCCTTTCGTAATGTTTGCGCTGCCTCAGCCCTGCTTTGTTACAAAAGAACCTCCTCCTAATCACCCTTCCATTATCATCCTTTCCCGAGTCACCCTTACGAATACCAAACCCATGGCATTTGCCGTATCTCTTGTAAAACTCATACGCGGCTTCGTCCGTGCAGAACACCTTCCTCATCATATCGGCTTCCGTTAGCATTAGCACGTCTCGATATTCAATGGCTTCTCCCTCCACCCATTCATCACAAGTATCATTTTTACCGTCTCCAATCAGTGTCTCGTTTGTTTCAATCTGTGTTCCCCTGCTACCATCCTCTTGAATTCCAGCACCTTGGTTAACTCCATCATCCAGTTTAGCCTCCATCCGCACAACTACACCACTGGCGCAAATCACCTTTACTTGCTAAAATCAAATGCCAAAGTCAGCATACTCAAAACCCATTAACATCAAGTACACATCGTTCTTTACAACATCAAATAAAACACAATAACTGCACCAAGTAACGCGGTTCTCTAGTTTTTTACTGTTGCAATAACAAAACCGAAAATATATTCTGTACAATTTATTAACtagataaaaagaaaacaaacaaaagaaaccagacaaacaaaattcaaatgacTTAAACTTAAAGCAACTcataaaatagaagaaattgGAAGCAAGTTCTTCGTAAACGTAAAGCAAGTTCTTCCTTAATTTATTAAGGTCTACCACATTTTTAtgaatcttatttttatttttatccgaATTGAGACCCATTATTCAAATCGATGGGGGAAAACTAACGAGCTTAGATATTAATGAACTCTATCGAAGAGTTATCTATCGGAACAATACTCTTATCGATCTATTAACAATAAGTAGATCTATGCCAAGCGAATTAGTAATGTGCCAGAAGAAATTGGTACAAGAAGCCGTGGATACGCTTCTGGATAACGGAATCCGCGGGCAACCAATGAGGGATGGTCATAATAAGGTTTACAAATCATTTTCAGATATAATTGAAGGTAAAGAGGGAAGATTTCACGAAACCCTTCTTGGAAAAAGGGTTGATTATTCGGGGCGTTCTGTTATTGTAGTAGGACCATCTGTCAGAGAAAAAAGAACGATTGGCTCTTGTAGGATTCCCAAGAAATTTTTTGATTTCTTTCGGAAGCAGATGAATACCCCTCTTTGGTGTCAGTGAGATAAGAGATGTCGTTTCTAGTctatctctttctatttctatATCCATTAAGGCACGTCCCGCTCGTTCAGCTCGAAAAAATCCAATTAGCTTGCTAGGTGAAAAACATTAGACATTCCATCTTTTGAAACCAATACTTTTGATGTTATTTGGCGTACGATAATCTCAATATGTCTATTATGTATATGCACTCCTTGGGATCGATAAACCCTTTGGATTTTATTAACCAAAGAAATTCGACTTTGGACAATAGTTAGCTCAGTACAAAGAAAGAATCCCCAAGGAATGTCGAGAATTATGGTTATATGTTCGTTCCAAGCGTCAACCCTCTTCCCTAGGTTAATCGATATTGAATCAATCGAACAAACTTTTAATACCTGTTCCACTTTTGGAATACCTTGGGTTATATCACCTGATCTCGATTTTTCATATATAAATGTTACTAATATAtctactttttttttagtttgtgttCATGGATACAAATTTACACATACTTGTATTTTcatttttgaattcaattgaaATTTCTATTTCAACGCATCCTACTCTTATAACTTGTAACATCAACACAACCATGAAAATCACAATGGTCTTCCATCCAAATAGATCAACATGCTTGAAAACTAAGACGAGAATACTATTGTTACAAAACCCCTTGTAAAGTTCATAAGCATATACTATATATGCGTACAATCATAGGTACATATATGTTTGTGACAAAGTCTCATCACTGCTTAAAAGGATAGCTTAGAAGCATGTCTACACATATGCACGCTCTATGCATTCACATGTATAAcaacactaatttaaattacGGGATTACATTAAAGTTTACACATgattagattaaattaaataagctAGGTGAACATGCTAGAGAGTGATGGAAGCCTGACCTCTCCATTGTGAGAGAGAAGAATAGTGAAGTTTCCAATGactggaaattaaagaaaattaaagaaaaataaagaaaaacaaacagaATGTCTTTTTTGGTTTCCAACTCCCATGAAAACTGCTTTGCAGAAGCTAAATTTTCGTAATTTTAATCCTACTAACCAGACTCATCTACCCAAACTAACTGCGTATACAGCATTCTCCAACGTACAACTAACCATCTAAATCATGCATGCATAATTATAACTAAAATCAGCACGATCACTCTAACAAAAACAAAGCCAGAAACAACTACGTTTAACAATTTTAGACTTCCATCATTTATTATCAAACTATCTTCCACAAATATGAACAACACAGCTCAACAAATCCAGCAGAATATACCCTTTAGCCTTCTAGAGGATTTTCACCACtccaaaaaaaactaaatatcaCCATGTTACCcccagaaaaataaaataattaaataatgcaTACCAAACTATCGTTTTCTGTCCTATATACTTACTGATTACTGCCTAATGTGCTTCCCAGGGTGCAAACTCCCTTGCAGCTTCTCACGCCCTCGCCGAAACCGTCAACCTTGGACTGCCCCCCAGATCTTTGGCTATACAAAAAATAACTCCCAGCACATGTCGTTGCTTCTAGCTTCTTTTTACCCCTCTTTGTTTCATTTGCCTTTAACCAAAaagttgttgttattattattattattattattattattattattattattattattatccacaaaatcataattttatttcgcggtccaaaaagaaaaatgaaacaaCATTAAAATTGTaagaatttttgttttctaaatatTTGAGTATTTTTGGACAATTCAATCAGACTTAagtgaaatataaatcaataaTTCTTTGAACCTAGATACATATTCAATCAGTTATAAgttcatattttcttcttttatcaaTCACAATCTAAGCACGATTTCTTCTACATCAGCGTGAAAGGtattaaaaaattctaacacGAACAACGTCTAATTACCTTACATTTATCTTCCTTTCCCATGGAACATCGGCATAACCACTACAGACCTCAAAGAAAATCAAGAGTTaggaacaaatttaaaataatataaaattgaaaaaaccatattataataaaataatataaaataaaaataaacacatcaaaacataattatagtctaatataattattattcctAACTAATTCTTGGTTGATACTATCATCCATACCTAAAAATTACCAGCAATCTAGTTACAATACAATCCGACAACTAATCAATGCCTCAACAACAACTTTTAGCTCCCAAAAACTAATCAATTATCAAGGATTCAACaataaactataaaaattaatcatGCTTCACGCAATCAGCTTCAACAATTAATCGTTCAATGCTTCAAGCAATCAGCACCAAAAAAATTCATCAGTTACAGATGTATCTTAGTacattaacatatatagtttcAGATGCAATATGTATACCCCATTATATATTAAGGCACTACTATAACAATTAATCATGCTTTAAGCAATCAGctttaataattaatcatttaaGAATGCTTCAAGTAGTCAGAACcaaaaaattaatcttttaatcattattcAAGAAATCAGTTTCAACAATTTATCACTTAATAGTTAATAATGCTTTAGGCAATCAGCAGCAAAGAATTAATCTACAACCAGCACCAAAGAATTATTCAACGCTCTTGAACAATATTTGTTTAAATATACTAAATTTATCTATATTGAACACATTAGCAAAGACTACCATATCGTTGTGGCGGTGGTTGCGATTTCCACGAATGACTTCGCGTCGGAAACGGCTGCTCAAATCTCCAAGCTTGCTTCGGGAACTTGCGATGGTGAGTGACTTCCACGGAAGGTGGCTTCAAAGGTTGCGATGCCTACTACGCGATGGAGGCTTCGTAGGTTGCGCGACGGAGGCTTCGAATGTTGCGATGACTGCATGTGCGATGAAGGCGAAGTGAGCGAGCATGAGGCGGTGGCTGTCGGAATGAATGACGATGGCGGCCGTAGGAGACGATGGCTTCAGATTGAGCTCGATGAGATTGAGTCTTGAGATGCAACCCTCCTCCCTGGACTGTGTGTGTGACAGGCGGAGAGAAGATCGATGAGGACCTAGGGCTTCCGCGATTGAGTAAGATCAGGGATTGCAGGTGGTGAGTGAAAACGGCGACGTTTCCCTAATTGTTATTCCAAAACTGTACAAAAAACGAACAGATCAAACATATACTGGGTCCTCAAAAATAGGCCCAATACCATAAACCACATCATTAACAAAAGATTATTATCCTCTAACCCCATTTTTCAGCATACATCACCATCAACCTTGGCGCAGAAATTGTCAGCACTTTGGAGGCAGCAGTACCACGCGTCCCCTTCATCACCATACCACACTATTTCAGCAACGGCAGAAAAATTTGTTTTCAGCACCATAGGATGACCCAAATCGTAAACcctaaatacaaatttaaaagtagtgtaaagacctaattaaaaaatataaaaatttaattgaaaatttataaatttataggtatcaatataataattaaacctGTACTACACCCAAGAATCTCGGCCATATCCGAGATATACCTTGACGCAATGGTCACGTTTCGAAACCGTCCACATGCTCGAATCACGGAGCCAACGTGCATGCCAGCATATCCGGATTAATCCACTCACCAAAATCTCAGAATGCGCTGACCAATCAGACTACAAGCCTCACCTATAAATCTGAAGAGGTAACATTGAGCAGGACACGGCAAAGAAATCACTCTCACCTAACAGAACGACTCAGTTCACCCCACACTGCTCATCCTCGATCTCATACATTCGATTTCTTAATTGCATTTTATTCTATCactgacttgagcgtcagaGTCCTTTTTACAGGTACCACGTTCGGGTTCGAGTTCACAAGGATAACGTCGGTTCAGGACTAACGTCAGCACAGTATCCTTGCAAGAATATTTGGCGCCCAACGTGGGGCCGACGTTAAACTCCCCTCTCCCGAGGATATATCTATATTTAAACTTACCCATACCTgcatatttctttttcttcacagGATAGGACGATGAGGGATCACTCCGAAACTCATCACTCCCCCCAGGGAAATGCCGATCTCCTTGCTGCGAATGCCGCGTTGCTAGTAGAAAACCAACGAAGAGCAAAAAGACGAGTCCCGAGCAGAACGAAGAGCATCAGTCAGAATCCAATGCTAAAACAGCAGAAACTCCCCCCAAGAATGGAAGAAGACGAGCTAATCCATTCTCCAAAAAGATAATGAGCTACAAAATTCCCCTGAATTTCATGCTCGCAATGACCTTGACATTGTACAAAGGCATCGGGGATCCAAAGGTCCACGTCACCAAATTCGAATCCATGATGTTCCTCAACAGCGATTGTAACCCCATCCTATGTCGCTCTTTCCCCACTTTCCTTGATGGAGCTGCCCTGCTATGGTTCTCTAATCTACCCGCAGGATCTATAACTAGCTTTGACGAATTCGCCAATATGTTCATCAATCATTTCACAGCGTCAAAAATATATGTCAGAGACTCGAACTACCTTAGCACAATCAAGTAGGGCCCACATGGAAGCCTCAAAGAATACATGACACGTTTCACTGCGGCGGCCATGGAAATTCCCATCTTAAATCCAGAAGTACAACTACA comes from the Arachis duranensis cultivar V14167 chromosome 7, aradu.V14167.gnm2.J7QH, whole genome shotgun sequence genome and includes:
- the LOC107496034 gene encoding protein FAR1-RELATED SEQUENCE 5-like, whose protein sequence is MEAKLDDGVNQGAGIQEDGSRGTQIETNETLIGDGKNDTCDEWVEGEAIEYRDVLMLTEADMMRKVFCTDEAAYEFYKRYGKCHGFGIRKGDSGKDDNGRVIRRRFFCNKAGLRQRKHYERLDRKRDHRSETHTNCDAKLSILWDDISEIWRVRKVILDHNHDLTPHRMVHMINSFRDIDCSAKVQINGMQGHGVPTSKILSYMAGQAGGYSLMGFTKNDADNYIEQTKWEKIVDGDANAAIIYLEGKAVSDPMCMARYNLTNNNMLANLFWADGGNRVDYQHFGDVLSFDSTYKNNKYRRPLVIFSGSNNHKKTTIFGFGLVLDESIGSYMWLLENLLEVMCNKKPSVIVTDGCDSMRAAIRAVFPEATHRLCAWHVEKNVTSNVKDEGLRQLFTRWLYSNMEIEEFEAEWAAVVVEYRLHDSFWAKETYDKRKMWANAYLKDKFYTGFRTTS